A stretch of the Streptomyces sp. NBC_01428 genome encodes the following:
- a CDS encoding L,D-transpeptidase family protein — translation MMSRRMACRVTAVLLAVAAAVPLGTATAAPGPPPPAGGRALTGPASPATAGRTTAGRTTVACAAGRGPYQRQVERWLRLAVDGRQSAADCEAVRAFQTRQGIKPANGYAGPVTWARMRLLSARTAPTDTGTEGASGDAAGPATGAVPDPASGSAAGPASGAATGGASGPAAGIVASGGCPVRSYRVACVDLKRQLTWVQKGGKTLFGPVAMRSGGAGHRTRTGWFRIYWKHKNHWSSLYNAPMPYAQFFSGGQAFHAVSGSIHTTGGSMGCVNLRLADARKLWSVLKTRDHVYVWGRRPGS, via the coding sequence ATGATGAGCAGACGAATGGCGTGCCGGGTGACCGCGGTGCTGCTGGCGGTGGCGGCGGCCGTGCCCCTGGGGACGGCCACGGCCGCGCCGGGACCGCCCCCGCCCGCGGGTGGCCGCGCGCTGACCGGACCGGCGTCGCCCGCCACGGCAGGGCGCACCACGGCGGGGCGCACCACGGTGGCGTGCGCCGCGGGGAGGGGCCCGTACCAGCGGCAGGTCGAACGGTGGCTGCGGCTCGCGGTGGACGGCAGGCAGTCCGCAGCGGACTGCGAGGCCGTGCGGGCTTTCCAGACGCGGCAGGGCATCAAGCCGGCCAACGGTTACGCCGGCCCCGTCACCTGGGCCCGGATGCGCCTGCTGTCCGCCCGCACCGCCCCGACGGACACGGGGACGGAGGGGGCGTCCGGTGACGCGGCCGGGCCTGCGACCGGCGCCGTGCCGGACCCCGCGAGCGGCTCCGCGGCCGGTCCCGCGAGTGGTGCGGCGACCGGCGGGGCGAGCGGCCCGGCGGCCGGCATCGTGGCCTCCGGGGGCTGTCCCGTCCGCTCCTACCGGGTCGCCTGCGTCGATCTCAAGCGTCAGCTCACCTGGGTGCAGAAGGGCGGCAAGACCCTCTTCGGGCCGGTGGCGATGCGCAGCGGCGGCGCCGGACACCGCACCCGGACCGGCTGGTTCCGGATCTACTGGAAGCACAAGAACCACTGGTCGTCGCTGTACAACGCGCCCATGCCGTACGCCCAGTTCTTCAGCGGCGGGCAGGCCTTCCACGCCGTCTCCGGAAGCATCCACACCACCGGCGGCTCGATGGGCTGCGTGAACCTGCGGCTCGCCGACGCACGGAAACTCTGGAGCGTCCTCAAGACCCGTGACCACGTGTACGTGTGGGGCCGCAGGCCCGGCAGCTAG